One genomic region from Bos indicus isolate NIAB-ARS_2022 breed Sahiwal x Tharparkar chromosome 17, NIAB-ARS_B.indTharparkar_mat_pri_1.0, whole genome shotgun sequence encodes:
- the CUX2 gene encoding homeobox protein cut-like 2 isoform X3 — MAANVGSMFQYWKRFDLRRLQKELNSVASELSARQEESEHSHKHLIELRREFKKNVPEEIREMVAPVLKSFQAEVVALSKRSQEAEAAFLSVYKQLIEAPDPVPVFEVARSPDDRLQPPSFDPSGPLRREFHASWKRHPELVGTKEQREGTSPAGPTLTEASRLPGIPSKALLTETLLQRNEAEKQKGLQEVQITLAARLGEAEEKIKVLHSALKATQTELLELRRKYDEEAASKADEVGLIMTNLEKANQRAEAAQREVESLREQLASVNSSIRLACCSPQGPSGDKVNFALCSGPRLEAALASKDREILRLLKDVQHLQSSLQELEETSAHQIADLERQLTAKSEAIEKLEEKLQAQSDYEEIKTELSILKAMKLASNTCSLPQPCFLSPQGMAKPEDSLLLAKEAFFPAQKFLLEKPGLLASPEEDPSEDDSIKDSLGTEQSYPSPPQLPPPPGPEDPLSPSPGQPLLGPSLGPDGPRTFSLSPFPSLASAERLTGDTLLSKHMMPPTAFKGEAGGLLVFPPAFYGAKPPTAPATPAPGPEPPGGPEPAEGGGGGMATAGAGTEEEQLDTAEIAFQVKEQLLKHNIGQRVFGHYVLGLSQGSVSEILARPKPWRKLTVKGKEPFIKMKQFLSDEQNVLALRTIQVRQRGSITPRIRTPETGSDDAIKSILEQAKKEIESQKGGEPKNSAAPLSITNGTAPASTTSEDAIKNILEQARREMQAQQQALLEMEAGARGRSVPPSPPERPSLAAMSQNGAPTLVKQEDSGVGSGGTSSSGTQTSLTVLSPAAFVQSIIRKVKSEIGDAGYFDHHWASDRGLLSRPYASVSPSLSSSSSYSGQPNGRAWPRGDEAPAVPEDEAAGSEDEPPRVGELKAEGGGPEGGGGGRLAYYPAYVPRTLKPTVPPLTPEQYELYMYREVDTLELTRQVKEKLAKNGICQRIFGEKVLGLSQGSVSDMLSRPKPWSKLTQKGREPFIRMQLWLSDQLGQAVGQQPSASQVSPTEPRSSPSPPPSPTEPLEKSSQEPLSLTLESSKENQQPEGRSSSSLSGKIYSGSQTTGGIQEIVAMSPELDTYSITKRVKEVLTDNNLGQRLFGESILGLTQGSVSDLLSRPKPWHKLSLKGREPFVRMQLWLNDPHNVEKLRDMKKLEKKAYLKRRYGLISTGSDSESPATRSECPSPCLQPQDLSLLQIKKPRVVLAPEEKEALRKAYQLEPYPSQQTIELLSFQLNLKTNTVINWFHNYRSRMRREMLVEGTQEEPDLDPSGGPGILPPGHSHPDPTPQSPDSEAEDQKPTVKELKLQEAPEESVTHLTSQDKTPVRIKQEQTEEAEEQAGSQDSKEPDKGQGSPQEVHPDPLGDDGLPKAAPGLLLPGGTTPACPSLHPLPESEGGERLHPDPLSFKSASESSRCSLEVSLNSPSAASSPGLMMSVSPVPSSSAPISPSPPSTLPAKVPSASPTADTTGALHPSTKVNPNLQRRHEKMANLNSIIYRLERAANREEALEWEF, encoded by the exons ACCCCGTGCCTGTGTTTGAGGTGGCACGCAGCCCAGACGAcagactgcagccccccagctTCGACCCCAGTGGGCCCCTGCGGCGAGAGTTCCACGCTTCGTGGAAGAGACACCCTGAGCTCGTCGGCACCAAAG AGCAGAGAGAGGGGACGTCACCAGCCGGGCCCACGCTGACCGAGGCGAGCCGCCTCCCAGGCATTCCCAGCAAAGCCCTCCTGACAGAAACTTTGCTGCAGAGAAATGAGGCAGAGAAACAAAA GGGCCTTCAAGAAGTACAGATCACTTTGGCAGCCAGACTGGGGGAAGCCGAGGAGAAGATCAAGGTCCTACATTCAG CGTTAAAGGCCACGCAGACAGAGCTGCTGGAGCTGCGGCGGAAATACGACGAGGAGGCAGCATCCAA GGCAGATGAAGTCGGCCTGATCATGACCAACCTGGAGAAAGCTAATCAG CGAGCCGAGGCTGCCCAGCGGGAGGTGGAAAGTCTTCGGGAACAACTCGCCTCCGTCAACAGTTCCATCCGCCTGGCCTGCTGCTCTCCTCAGGGACCCAGTGGG GATAAGGTGAACTTTGCGCTGTGCTCGGGCCCTCGGCTGGAGGCTGCCCTGGCCTCCAAGGACCGGGAGATCCTGCGGCTACTGAAGGATGTGCAGCATCTCCAGAGCTCCctgcaggagctggaggagaccTCCGCCCACCAGATTGCGGATCTGGAGCGGCAGCTCACCGCCAAGTCCGAGGCCATCGAG AAGCTAGAAGAGAAGCTCCAGGCACAGTCTGActatgaagaaattaaaacagagcTGAG CATCCTGAAAGCCATGAAGCTGGCTTCCAACACCTGCAGCCTCCCCCAG CCCTGCTTCTTGTCCCCTCAGGGCATGGCCAAGCCCGAAGACTCACTGCTCCTGGCAAAGGAGGCCTTCTTCCCTGCGCAGAAATTCCTTCTGGAAAAGCCTGGTCTTTTGGCCAGCCCTG AGGAGGACCCTTCGGAGGATGATTCCATCAAGGACTCTCTGGGCACGGAGCAGTCCTACCCGTCCCCTCCACAGCTCCCACCGCCACCAGGGCCCGAAGACCCCCTGtcccccagcccagggcagccCTTGCTGGGCCCCAGCCTGGGCCCCGATGGGCCTCGGACTTTCTCGCTgtcccccttccccagcctggcTTCAGCAGAGAGACTGACAGGGGACACGCTGCTGTCCAAGCACATGATGCCCCCGACTGCCTTCAAGGGGGAAGCTGGAGGCCTGCTAGTGTTCCCCCCAGCCTTCTATGGCGCCAAGCCCCCCACGGCCCCTGctaccccagcccctggccctgaGCCGCCCGGGGGTCCTGAGCCAGCagaggggggcgggggcggcatGGCCACGGCCGGGGCTGGAACAGAGGAGGAGCAGCTGGACACGGCGGAGATCGCCTTCCAGGTGAAGGAGCAGCTGCTCAAACACAACATCGGGCAGCGGGTGTTCGGCCACTACGTGCTGGGGCTGTCCCAGGGCTCGGTCAGCGAGATCCTGGCCCGGCCCAAGCCCTGGCGCAAGCTCACGGTGAAGGGCAAGGAGCCCTTCATCAAGATGAAGCAGTTCCTGTCAGACGAGCAGAACGTGCTGGCCCTGAGGACCATCCAGGTGCGGCAGCGAG GCAGTATCACCCCAAGAATCCGCACGCCAGAGACCGGCTCGGATGACGCCATCAAGAGCATCCTAGAGCAGGCCAAGAAGGAGATCGAGTCACAGAAGGGGG GCGAGCCCAAGAACTCAGCAGCCCCACTGAGCATCACCAACGGCACAGCCCCCGCCAGCACCACCTCGGAAGACGCCATCAAGAACATTCTGGAGCAAGCACGCCGCGAGATGCAAGCGCAGCAGCAGGCCCTGCTGGAGATGGAGGCCGGCGCCCGGGGCCGCTCGGTGCCTCCCTCGCCCCCAGAGCGGCCCTCACTGGCCGCCATGAGCCAGAACGGGGCCCCGACGCTCGTCAAGCAGGAGGACAGCGGTGTCGGCAGCGGGGGGACGAGCAGCAGCGGCACGCAGACCTCCCTCACGGTCCTGTCCCCAGCCGCCTTCGTGCAGAGCATCATCCGGAAGGTCAAGTCGGAGATCGGCGACGCCGGCTATTTCGACCACCACTGGGCCTCGGACCGCGGCCTGCTCAGCCGCCCCTACGCCTCTGTCTCGCCctcactctcctcctcctccagctacTCCGGCCAGCCCAATGGGCGGGCCTGGCCCCGTGGGGACGAGGCCCCCGCAGTCCCCGAGGACGAAGCGGCCGGGAGCGAGGACGAGCCCCCCAGGGTGGGCGAGCTCAAGGCCGAGGGGGGCGGCCCTGAggggggcggcggcgggcggcTGGCCTACTACCCAGCCTATGTGCCCCGCACGCTGAAGCCCACCGTGCCGCCCCTGACCCCCGAGCAATACGAGCTCTACATGTACCGCGAGGTGGACACCCTGGAGCTGACGCGCCAGGTCAAGGAGAAGCTGGCCAAGAATGGAATCTGCCAGAGGATCTTCGGGGAGAAG GTGCTGGGCCTGTCACAGGGCAGCGTGAGTGACATGCTGTCCCGGCCGAAGCCGTGGAGCAAGCTGACGCAGAAGGGACGGGAGCCCTTTATCCGCATGCAGCTGTGGCTCTCGGACCAGCTTGGCCAGGCCGTGGGCCAGCAGCCCAGCGCCTCCCAGG TCAGTCCCACTGAACCAAGGTCCTCGCCATCCCCACCCCCTAGTCCCACGGAGCCACTGGAGAAGAGCTCCCAGGAGCCCCTGAGTCTGACACTGGAGAGCAGCAAGGAGAACCAGCAGCCAGAGGGACGCTCCAGCTCATCACTGAGTGGGAAGATTTACTCGGGCAGCCAGACCACAGGGGGCATCCAGGAGATTGTGGCCATGTCCCCCGAGCTGGACACGTACTCCATCACCAAGAGGGTCAAAGAGGTCCTCACAGACAACAACCTAG ggcAGCGGCTCTTCGGGGAGAGCATCCTAGGGCTGACCCAGGGCTCCGTGTCTGACCTTCTCTCCCGACCCAAGCCCTGGCACAAGCTGAGCCTGAAGGGCCGGGAGCCCTTTGTGCGCATGCAGCTGTGGCTCAACGACCCCCACAACGTGGAGAAGCTGAGAGACATGAAGAAGCTGGAGAAGAAAG cctaCCTGAAACGCAGGTACGGCCTCATCAGcactggctcagacagtgagTCTCCAGCTACCCGCTCCGagtgccccagcccctgcctgcagCCCCAAGACCTGAGCCTCCTGCAGATCAAGAAGCCCCGAGTGGTGCTGGCCCCCGAAGAGAAGGAGGCGCTGAGGAAGGCCTACCAGCTGGAGCCCTACCCCTCCCAGCAGACCATTGAGCTCCTCTCCTTCCAGCTCAACCTCAAGACCAACACCGTCATCAACTGGTTCCACAACTACAG GTCCCGGATGCGCCGGGAGATGTTGGTGGAGGGGACCCAAGAGGAACCAGACCTCGACCCCAGTGGGGGTCCTGGCATCCTACCGCCAGGCCATTCCCACCCAGACCCCACCCCACAGAGCCCCGACTCGGAGGCCGAGGACCAGAAGCCTACGGTGAAGGAACTAAAGCTTCAGGAGGCTCCCGAGGAGAGCGTCACCCACCTGACTTCCCAGGACAAGACTCCAGTGAGGATTAAGCAGGAACAGACTGAGGAGGCTGAGGAACAAGCCGGCAGCCAGGACTCAAAGGAGCCGGACAAAGGCCAAGGCTCCCCCCAAGAGGTGCATCCTGACCCTCTGGGTGACGACGGACTCCCCAAAGCAGCCCCAGGGCTCCTCCTCCCAGGCGGGACCACCCCGGCCTGCCCCTCGCTGCACCCTCTCCCGGAGAGTGAGGGCGGGGAGCGGCTACACCCAGACCCCCTAAGCTTTAAGTCAGCCTCAGAGTCCTCCCGCTGCAGCCTGGAGGTGTCGCTGAACTCGCCCTCAGCCGCCTCCTCGCCGGGCCTCATGATGTCCGTGTCGCCTGTCCCTTCCTCCTCAGCCcccatctccccatccccacccagcaCCCTCCCTGCCAAGGTGCCGAGTGCCAGCCCTACCGCCGACACGACTGGGGCCTTGCACCCCAGCACCAAGGTGAACCCCAACTTGCAGCGGCGGCACGAGAAGATGGCCAACCTGAACAGCATCATCTACCGGCTGGAGCGGGCTGCCAATCGGGAGGAGGCCCTGGAGTGGGAGTTCTGA
- the CUX2 gene encoding homeobox protein cut-like 2 isoform X5: METLVWKELNSVASELSARQEESEHSHKHLIELRREFKKNVPEEIREMVAPVLKSFQAEVVALSKRSQEAEAAFLSVYKQLIEAPDPVPVFEVARSPDDRLQPPSFDPSGPLRREFHASWKRHPELVGTKEQREGTSPAGPTLTEASRLPGIPSKALLTETLLQRNEAEKQKGLQEVQITLAARLGEAEEKIKVLHSALKATQTELLELRRKYDEEAASKADEVGLIMTNLEKANQRAEAAQREVESLREQLASVNSSIRLACCSPQGPSGDKVNFALCSGPRLEAALASKDREILRLLKDVQHLQSSLQELEETSAHQIADLERQLTAKSEAIEKLEEKLQAQSDYEEIKTELSILKAMKLASNTCSLPQPCFLSPQGMAKPEDSLLLAKEAFFPAQKFLLEKPGLLASPEEDPSEDDSIKDSLGTEQSYPSPPQLPPPPGPEDPLSPSPGQPLLGPSLGPDGPRTFSLSPFPSLASAERLTGDTLLSKHMMPPTAFKGEAGGLLVFPPAFYGAKPPTAPATPAPGPEPPGGPEPAEGGGGGMATAGAGTEEEQLDTAEIAFQVKEQLLKHNIGQRVFGHYVLGLSQGSVSEILARPKPWRKLTVKGKEPFIKMKQFLSDEQNVLALRTIQVRQRGSITPRIRTPETGSDDAIKSILEQAKKEIESQKGGEPKNSAAPLSITNGTAPASTTSEDAIKNILEQARREMQAQQQALLEMEAGARGRSVPPSPPERPSLAAMSQNGAPTLVKQEDSGVGSGGTSSSGTQTSLTVLSPAAFVQSIIRKVKSEIGDAGYFDHHWASDRGLLSRPYASVSPSLSSSSSYSGQPNGRAWPRGDEAPAVPEDEAAGSEDEPPRVGELKAEGGGPEGGGGGRLAYYPAYVPRTLKPTVPPLTPEQYELYMYREVDTLELTRQVKEKLAKNGICQRIFGEKVLGLSQGSVSDMLSRPKPWSKLTQKGREPFIRMQLWLSDQLGQAVGQQPSASQVSPTEPRSSPSPPPSPTEPLEKSSQEPLSLTLESSKENQQPEGRSSSSLSGKIYSGSQTTGGIQEIVAMSPELDTYSITKRVKEVLTDNNLGQRLFGESILGLTQGSVSDLLSRPKPWHKLSLKGREPFVRMQLWLNDPHNVEKLRDMKKLEKKAYLKRRYGLISTGSDSESPATRSECPSPCLQPQDLSLLQIKKPRVVLAPEEKEALRKAYQLEPYPSQQTIELLSFQLNLKTNTVINWFHNYRSRMRREMLVEGTQEEPDLDPSGGPGILPPGHSHPDPTPQSPDSEAEDQKPTVKELKLQEAPEESVTHLTSQDKTPVRIKQEQTEEAEEQAGSQDSKEPDKGQGSPQEVHPDPLGDDGLPKAAPGLLLPGGTTPACPSLHPLPESEGGERLHPDPLSFKSASESSRCSLEVSLNSPSAASSPGLMMSVSPVPSSSAPISPSPPSTLPAKVPSASPTADTTGALHPSTKVNPNLQRRHEKMANLNSIIYRLERAANREEALEWEF; the protein is encoded by the exons ACCCCGTGCCTGTGTTTGAGGTGGCACGCAGCCCAGACGAcagactgcagccccccagctTCGACCCCAGTGGGCCCCTGCGGCGAGAGTTCCACGCTTCGTGGAAGAGACACCCTGAGCTCGTCGGCACCAAAG AGCAGAGAGAGGGGACGTCACCAGCCGGGCCCACGCTGACCGAGGCGAGCCGCCTCCCAGGCATTCCCAGCAAAGCCCTCCTGACAGAAACTTTGCTGCAGAGAAATGAGGCAGAGAAACAAAA GGGCCTTCAAGAAGTACAGATCACTTTGGCAGCCAGACTGGGGGAAGCCGAGGAGAAGATCAAGGTCCTACATTCAG CGTTAAAGGCCACGCAGACAGAGCTGCTGGAGCTGCGGCGGAAATACGACGAGGAGGCAGCATCCAA GGCAGATGAAGTCGGCCTGATCATGACCAACCTGGAGAAAGCTAATCAG CGAGCCGAGGCTGCCCAGCGGGAGGTGGAAAGTCTTCGGGAACAACTCGCCTCCGTCAACAGTTCCATCCGCCTGGCCTGCTGCTCTCCTCAGGGACCCAGTGGG GATAAGGTGAACTTTGCGCTGTGCTCGGGCCCTCGGCTGGAGGCTGCCCTGGCCTCCAAGGACCGGGAGATCCTGCGGCTACTGAAGGATGTGCAGCATCTCCAGAGCTCCctgcaggagctggaggagaccTCCGCCCACCAGATTGCGGATCTGGAGCGGCAGCTCACCGCCAAGTCCGAGGCCATCGAG AAGCTAGAAGAGAAGCTCCAGGCACAGTCTGActatgaagaaattaaaacagagcTGAG CATCCTGAAAGCCATGAAGCTGGCTTCCAACACCTGCAGCCTCCCCCAG CCCTGCTTCTTGTCCCCTCAGGGCATGGCCAAGCCCGAAGACTCACTGCTCCTGGCAAAGGAGGCCTTCTTCCCTGCGCAGAAATTCCTTCTGGAAAAGCCTGGTCTTTTGGCCAGCCCTG AGGAGGACCCTTCGGAGGATGATTCCATCAAGGACTCTCTGGGCACGGAGCAGTCCTACCCGTCCCCTCCACAGCTCCCACCGCCACCAGGGCCCGAAGACCCCCTGtcccccagcccagggcagccCTTGCTGGGCCCCAGCCTGGGCCCCGATGGGCCTCGGACTTTCTCGCTgtcccccttccccagcctggcTTCAGCAGAGAGACTGACAGGGGACACGCTGCTGTCCAAGCACATGATGCCCCCGACTGCCTTCAAGGGGGAAGCTGGAGGCCTGCTAGTGTTCCCCCCAGCCTTCTATGGCGCCAAGCCCCCCACGGCCCCTGctaccccagcccctggccctgaGCCGCCCGGGGGTCCTGAGCCAGCagaggggggcgggggcggcatGGCCACGGCCGGGGCTGGAACAGAGGAGGAGCAGCTGGACACGGCGGAGATCGCCTTCCAGGTGAAGGAGCAGCTGCTCAAACACAACATCGGGCAGCGGGTGTTCGGCCACTACGTGCTGGGGCTGTCCCAGGGCTCGGTCAGCGAGATCCTGGCCCGGCCCAAGCCCTGGCGCAAGCTCACGGTGAAGGGCAAGGAGCCCTTCATCAAGATGAAGCAGTTCCTGTCAGACGAGCAGAACGTGCTGGCCCTGAGGACCATCCAGGTGCGGCAGCGAG GCAGTATCACCCCAAGAATCCGCACGCCAGAGACCGGCTCGGATGACGCCATCAAGAGCATCCTAGAGCAGGCCAAGAAGGAGATCGAGTCACAGAAGGGGG GCGAGCCCAAGAACTCAGCAGCCCCACTGAGCATCACCAACGGCACAGCCCCCGCCAGCACCACCTCGGAAGACGCCATCAAGAACATTCTGGAGCAAGCACGCCGCGAGATGCAAGCGCAGCAGCAGGCCCTGCTGGAGATGGAGGCCGGCGCCCGGGGCCGCTCGGTGCCTCCCTCGCCCCCAGAGCGGCCCTCACTGGCCGCCATGAGCCAGAACGGGGCCCCGACGCTCGTCAAGCAGGAGGACAGCGGTGTCGGCAGCGGGGGGACGAGCAGCAGCGGCACGCAGACCTCCCTCACGGTCCTGTCCCCAGCCGCCTTCGTGCAGAGCATCATCCGGAAGGTCAAGTCGGAGATCGGCGACGCCGGCTATTTCGACCACCACTGGGCCTCGGACCGCGGCCTGCTCAGCCGCCCCTACGCCTCTGTCTCGCCctcactctcctcctcctccagctacTCCGGCCAGCCCAATGGGCGGGCCTGGCCCCGTGGGGACGAGGCCCCCGCAGTCCCCGAGGACGAAGCGGCCGGGAGCGAGGACGAGCCCCCCAGGGTGGGCGAGCTCAAGGCCGAGGGGGGCGGCCCTGAggggggcggcggcgggcggcTGGCCTACTACCCAGCCTATGTGCCCCGCACGCTGAAGCCCACCGTGCCGCCCCTGACCCCCGAGCAATACGAGCTCTACATGTACCGCGAGGTGGACACCCTGGAGCTGACGCGCCAGGTCAAGGAGAAGCTGGCCAAGAATGGAATCTGCCAGAGGATCTTCGGGGAGAAG GTGCTGGGCCTGTCACAGGGCAGCGTGAGTGACATGCTGTCCCGGCCGAAGCCGTGGAGCAAGCTGACGCAGAAGGGACGGGAGCCCTTTATCCGCATGCAGCTGTGGCTCTCGGACCAGCTTGGCCAGGCCGTGGGCCAGCAGCCCAGCGCCTCCCAGG TCAGTCCCACTGAACCAAGGTCCTCGCCATCCCCACCCCCTAGTCCCACGGAGCCACTGGAGAAGAGCTCCCAGGAGCCCCTGAGTCTGACACTGGAGAGCAGCAAGGAGAACCAGCAGCCAGAGGGACGCTCCAGCTCATCACTGAGTGGGAAGATTTACTCGGGCAGCCAGACCACAGGGGGCATCCAGGAGATTGTGGCCATGTCCCCCGAGCTGGACACGTACTCCATCACCAAGAGGGTCAAAGAGGTCCTCACAGACAACAACCTAG ggcAGCGGCTCTTCGGGGAGAGCATCCTAGGGCTGACCCAGGGCTCCGTGTCTGACCTTCTCTCCCGACCCAAGCCCTGGCACAAGCTGAGCCTGAAGGGCCGGGAGCCCTTTGTGCGCATGCAGCTGTGGCTCAACGACCCCCACAACGTGGAGAAGCTGAGAGACATGAAGAAGCTGGAGAAGAAAG cctaCCTGAAACGCAGGTACGGCCTCATCAGcactggctcagacagtgagTCTCCAGCTACCCGCTCCGagtgccccagcccctgcctgcagCCCCAAGACCTGAGCCTCCTGCAGATCAAGAAGCCCCGAGTGGTGCTGGCCCCCGAAGAGAAGGAGGCGCTGAGGAAGGCCTACCAGCTGGAGCCCTACCCCTCCCAGCAGACCATTGAGCTCCTCTCCTTCCAGCTCAACCTCAAGACCAACACCGTCATCAACTGGTTCCACAACTACAG GTCCCGGATGCGCCGGGAGATGTTGGTGGAGGGGACCCAAGAGGAACCAGACCTCGACCCCAGTGGGGGTCCTGGCATCCTACCGCCAGGCCATTCCCACCCAGACCCCACCCCACAGAGCCCCGACTCGGAGGCCGAGGACCAGAAGCCTACGGTGAAGGAACTAAAGCTTCAGGAGGCTCCCGAGGAGAGCGTCACCCACCTGACTTCCCAGGACAAGACTCCAGTGAGGATTAAGCAGGAACAGACTGAGGAGGCTGAGGAACAAGCCGGCAGCCAGGACTCAAAGGAGCCGGACAAAGGCCAAGGCTCCCCCCAAGAGGTGCATCCTGACCCTCTGGGTGACGACGGACTCCCCAAAGCAGCCCCAGGGCTCCTCCTCCCAGGCGGGACCACCCCGGCCTGCCCCTCGCTGCACCCTCTCCCGGAGAGTGAGGGCGGGGAGCGGCTACACCCAGACCCCCTAAGCTTTAAGTCAGCCTCAGAGTCCTCCCGCTGCAGCCTGGAGGTGTCGCTGAACTCGCCCTCAGCCGCCTCCTCGCCGGGCCTCATGATGTCCGTGTCGCCTGTCCCTTCCTCCTCAGCCcccatctccccatccccacccagcaCCCTCCCTGCCAAGGTGCCGAGTGCCAGCCCTACCGCCGACACGACTGGGGCCTTGCACCCCAGCACCAAGGTGAACCCCAACTTGCAGCGGCGGCACGAGAAGATGGCCAACCTGAACAGCATCATCTACCGGCTGGAGCGGGCTGCCAATCGGGAGGAGGCCCTGGAGTGGGAGTTCTGA